CATGGAACTCCAGAATGAGGGCGACAACAGATTGGTCACACCACCGTTATAGTAAGGATTTGACATAACCCACGGCACACGTTGCACCGAAAAACCATCCTTTTCCAAACGTTTGCATGTATCTTCAGGCTTGGTTGTGTTTAAAAAGGAAACGGAATCTCCACGATTTTTAAGTGCATTTGCCAACTGCATCATGCTGACTGAAGAACCGCCCCACACACCTGCGTGATTGATAAAAAGAATCTTCATTATTTTTTGCCCCGTTTCAGTAATTTCCTTATTTTTTTCTTCCAGCGGAGCATAAGGGGTCGACGGAATATTTGTGCAACCGCCTTTTCAATGCGCGCGTCTAATTCTACATTTTCAAAACGCACTTTTCCCTTATTTTCGTTAATTTCCGTATCAAAACGGGTATCTGCGCTGCTTACATGTACGCCCGACCCGTCGTTTCCGCCGTTGGAAACCAATGTTTCTTTCGGCAAAACAAAAAGCATATCATTTTTAAAGGCGTTATATGTAAAACGAATTGCCCAGGAATCAATTCTGCCTTCCATTTGCGACATCAGCATCTCGGTTCTGTCGCAACCGGTTTTATTAAAAGCTTTAACTTGCTTTTTATCTTTTATAAATGTTTTATAGTCACGGATTTCCCAGTCGATTTTTTCCCAACGGTCTTTCCAGGTCGCCCAGGCATAACTGGAACCCCTGCCCATCACAAAAACATCATGTTTATAATCAGCAGGGAAGGTTATGGGCAATGTGTATCCGCCCAACGCCCAGATTTTTTGATTGTCACGATAAAATTCCAAACCTCTGTTCATATAATCCAGAAAATCTTCCGAAACCACGTTATCATCTTCCACAACAATCACATTGCCGTGCTTGCCGATAACATTGTTTACACCCGAAATAACCGAGTTTGCCAGCCCCTGGTTTTGGGGAGCTTCCACAACCTCTACTTCGCCAAACCATTCTTTGATCGCATCGGAACGGATATATTCCCGCACCTGCTCCACTTTTTCGGCAACCTTTTCATTTTTAGGACCATCCGAAAAAATATACAACTTGCTTTCCTTTGCTTCAGGACATTTTGAAAGAGAGGTCAGCAATCTTTTTGCGTGGTCCGCTCTGTTATAAACAAAAACAACAATTGGTGCTTTCATAATTTTGCTCCTATCTGTCGCCGAACAAACTATATGCTTTGGACGACAATTTCTTAATCCGCATAAAGCGGGCAATATGTCACGCACCGTCTTCCGACACAGCGGCTGACATATTCACTTAAATTACCAATAGCAAGCGCCTTCCACCTGCTGTGCTTTTTCCGGCGTTTCCGTTTTGGAAGGACGAACCCAATGTTCGTTGTACAATTTGGAAACAATGGGATGATTATCCCAACGGTTACCCTTGATACCAAATAAAATTTGTGTAGCGCCACCCATATGTATTGCGGTTTTACCTGCTTTTTTCAACATGCAAGCGAGAGAAAACCCATACGCACCGCAACCGAGAATCGCAACATCAAAATCTATTTTCATTGCCTCGTCATACATATAGTTCAGTGCATCAAACCAAGTTTCGAAGGAAGTTTCAAAAAAAGCTGAAGACTGTACCGCTTTTATTGTTTTCAATTCAAATTCGGGCAGTACATCCGGATTTTCAAACAACAGCTCTCTTTTTTCATACTGACTGCGAATGGTTTCCTCAAACGGATGGATAACCAAAACTTTTTTGCCTTTCAATGCAGCTGACCAGGGTTCATTCCAGTAATAAGGCTCCAGTCCGCGGGGAACGCAAACTTTTGCCTGTG
This is a stretch of genomic DNA from Clostridia bacterium. It encodes these proteins:
- a CDS encoding glycosyltransferase — protein: MKAPIVVFVYNRADHAKRLLTSLSKCPEAKESKLYIFSDGPKNEKVAEKVEQVREYIRSDAIKEWFGEVEVVEAPQNQGLANSVISGVNNVIGKHGNVIVVEDDNVVSEDFLDYMNRGLEFYRDNQKIWALGGYTLPITFPADYKHDVFVMGRGSSYAWATWKDRWEKIDWEIRDYKTFIKDKKQVKAFNKTGCDRTEMLMSQMEGRIDSWAIRFTYNAFKNDMLFVLPKETLVSNGGNDGSGVHVSSADTRFDTEINENKGKVRFENVELDARIEKAVAQIFRRPLMLRWKKKIRKLLKRGKK